TTTATCCctgtaaatgacaaaaaaaaatgagtttgtaaGGGATTAGTTTTATTAATGTAGTTTGAGTTATATTAGAATAAGATGTGTAAATTTGTCTTGATAGATATAATGTTTGAGTTAAATGtgtatgctaaaatattgataAATGGTGTAGCTaggtaaaacatgtaaatgtaatatttgtgttGTTATATTACATATCTCTCAAAATGTAACCTTGAAAAAATTTTCATTGCCAAGTTTGTGTGGGTGTGgatgtgtttagtttttatagGGGTAAAAGAAATTTATTTCATATAGAGTTGTTTGtagtaaaaatatgacaaatgaCAGCACcatgaagggattttttttaaaggcacaCAAATCAAATAGGTATATTTTGATATACACACTATCTGCAAATAGTGTATTGAATGCATAGGAATTTTAAAGAGGAATCACAAAATCCACTGTTTTTCCAAGTCTCTCTTTTCTTTAGTTGAATTATGGGAACCAGATTTTTTGTATCCATTTCTCCAAATTTCACAGCAATACAGGAAATATGGGACAATTAATATGtaggttaaaaaatgacaaatgttgaAAGCAGAGATTAATTTGtaatgtaattttataaaataaaataattttataaaataaaaccttgGAGAAGGTTGGATTTtcaagtatttctttcttttttgttagatttaacataaaaacataaaaattcatctgacatttgttaaagtttaacatttttttgtggagaAACCAGGAGTTTGCTATGTTGGAAGTTGACCACAAGATGTCACTATGGGATCAGGGTTTTAATCTTGTCAGAGCATGTTCCAACCTCTGATTGTATTAAATGTGTATCAATTGGATTGAATGTCTTACAGTAAATACTTGAGCCAGAATAACTTTAAGACGCCATATCCTCCTGAGATCCGGCCCATTCATTTATCTCCTTTATAATGGACATTTTGTTTACCTGTATATTTCTTAAGTATTTGTAGATAACCTTCTAAGTCCTATAGTACCCTATAGAGGACATCCTTAGCTTTCCATTGATATGTCATGTGATGAGTTTGCATGCTGggaactttacttttttcctctAACAAGATGGCTGCCATACAGGCAAACACATTTTATGGAAAGCTGAAAAGTAAGTCAAATATTCTgcatttattgcttttttttaccatgAGAACTTTATATATTCTTGGTCATAAACATGTTAAgaagaatatttttacatttaaaaacagtttgatgttttctgttgtgaaaCAGCAGGCGTTTTATGAATGTCAAATATAGTGGACACCAGGaccattttaatgtatttaatggGTGCCCATCATTTTAGGAGAAAGAAGTGAAGCAGAGAGGATCCTATACCAGATAGTAGAAGGAGATTCAGATTTGGAGCTttcagatgatgaaaatgatgagGAGGATGAGATTCACCCTGTGATAGGTGAACATGAAGAAGGTGATGATTCTGGAGAATCTGATGAGTCAGagtcagaggaggagcaggaaagTCGCCGTGCTCTGTGGGCCAGGACTAacttgtatgttttatttagtttcagtCTAATGGCTTACCTTTTATGACCATGTTAGAACTTTGTAGTATTTGTACTTTGTGTAAATGCTGTTAAAAATATGCAAGTTAGTTTAAAAAGTACACTTAGAAAGTTCTTCAATAGTCATCTCATATCCATGAAATTCAAATTATTGCATTTATCTAAatggatgtggaaaaaaatgaattatttattttatcaacttgaattattttattttatttttttacaatagattcaCACCTGTGATACCTGAACGTCCTATACCTGAAAGATGACCCGAAAGTTCGTGAATATTGGAGTCCAATCCAGTACTTTTCACAGTACATTGataacaacatttttgtccAGGTGAGACGGCCAGAAGTCCTCAGGGAATATAATGACAACATGGGTGGCGTTGACCTCTGTGACCGAATGCTGAGCTNNNNNNNNNNNNNNNNNNNNNNNNNNNNNNNNNNNNNNNNNNNNNNNNNNNNNNNNNNNNNNNNNNNNNNNNNNNNNNNNNNNNNNNNNNNNNNNNNNNNNNNNNNNNNNNNNNNNNNNNNNNNNNNNNNNNNNNNNNNNNNNNNNNNNNNNNNNNNNNNNNNNNNNNNNNNNNNNNNNNNNNNNNNNNNNNNNNNNNNNNNNNNNNNNNNNNNNNNNNNNNNNNNNNNNNNNNNNNNNNNNNNNNNNNNNNNNNNNNNNNNNNNNNNNNNNNNNNNNNNNNNNNNNNNNNNNNNNNNNNNNNNNNNNNNNNNNNNNNNNNNNNNNNNNNNNNNNNNNNNNNNNNNNNNNNNNNNNNNNNNNNNNNNNNNNNNNNNNNNNNNNNNNNNNNNNNNNNNNNNNNNNNNNNNNNNNNNNNNNNNNNNNNNNNNNNNNNNNNNNNNNNNNNNNNNNNNNNNNNNNNNNNNNNNNNNNNNNNNNNNNNNNNNNNNNNNNNNNNNNNNNNNNNNNNNNNNNNNNNNNNNNNNNNNNNNNNNNNNNNNNNNNNNNNNNNNNNNNNNNNNNNNNNNNNNNNNNNNNNNNNNNNNNNNNNNNNNNNNNNNNNNNNNNNNNNNNNNNNNNNNNNNNNNNNNNNNNNNNNNNNNNNNNNNNNNNNNNNNNNNNNNNNNNNNNNNNNNNNNNNNNNNNNNNNNNNNNNNNNNNNNNNNNNNNNNNNNNNNNNNNNNNNNNNNNNNNNNNNNNNNNNNNNNNNNNNNNNNNNNNNNNtttttttgtttgattttattcaaaattttcaaGTGTTTGGGTGAATATCCTTTTAAAGATTGATTCTGCTCcttgtttctgatttttttatattcggTTCTGTTTTCACAAAGATATTGTCCTGTTGTCCTCTACAATGGACATGctgtaaaattataataaaaaatgtttttaaaaaaattaaaattgtaagGTGTTCTTTTTGCCACTAATAGATaggaaatcacaaaaaaactgaaattttaagacactttttttccttggTTGTCAGGAGgatatgcagaaaaaaatgacaactcaATTTGCAGggtttttaagcacaaaaacctttttcataaaatgtgttttattcatgtaattgacaaaaaaaaatatttgtaatggATTATTCTTATTAATGTACTTTGAGTTGCAGTGAAACAGGATGTGTAAATGTATCTAAATAGATATTATATTTGAGTTAAATATGTTTGCTGAAATATTGATAAATGTTGGTTTAGAActagttaaaaaatgttaatgtaatttttgtgtttttatattacaTGTAACTGCCGTTGCAGTTGTATTCGGATAACTTTAGTGGCAGGAAGTGTCTTAACACGTGTTTCAGAAAAAAGACTCACTGCCTTTtatacaatttattttcttgtactttcctaaaaattgacaaaatacaataaaaagtacaaataaaaccataaaaatatattttaaagcacaaaatgaaaaatatgtacTAAACAGGAATATAACACTATAATACGACAACAAAGTAACACGGTCTACGATTAATGTGCTGCATGCTTCCCAAGTTCTAAATCCAACTAAAGTCCAATAAATACATAGCAGCTGCCAAAATGCATCCTAACCAATAAAAGGCTAGAACGGCCACATGACCAACATATGACAGGCGCATGCATGCATGAAATATAATGAGCAATCTAATTTCAGCCAAATGGCTCCAACATTACATATACTTCACAATGTAACCTTGGAAAGATTGTCATTGCCAAGTTTGTGTGTGGTGGGGGTTAGATTTTGTAgggataaaagaaaattattttaatgtggagTTGTGCATAGTAAAGATGTGAAAAATGACAGCACTGACAGCACCCTCAAGggcatttttttaaggctgaaaCAATTAAATAGGTACATTTTACAAACACACTAATCTACAAATTTGTATGgataggaattttgaaaaaggCAATTTTTGGATTCACAGAATTAACGTTCTttacaactgttttttaaattttaatgattGGAGtaggcgcagtggttagcgctctcgcctcacagcgagaaggccccggttcgactcccggctgggacctttctgtgtggagtttgcatgttctccccgtgcatgcgtgggttttcaccggggactccggcttcctcccaccgtccaaaaacatgcttcataggttaattggtgactctaaattgtccctaggtgtgaatgtaagagtgaatgtgtgtgattgaggccctgtgacagactggcgacctgtccagggtgtaccccgccttcgcccatcagtagccgggataggctctggcgcccccgcgaccccaaagggaagaagcggtcaagaaaatggatggatggatgattggagTATGATTTTTTGTATCTATTTATCCAGATTTCACAGCAATACAGGAAATATGTGATAATTAATATGTATAGTGAAAAATGGATAAATGTAGAAAGTAGGGATTAAGTTGGATTGTAAAattccatgtttgtttgttttttattattttgtatgtaCAGTGTAACCTTGgagaaaactggattttcaaatatttccaatcttttttttatttatttatttttagatttaacataaaaacataaaaaccattCTGTTAATGTTGACTGGTGCTTTGGAAACATCTGACATTTGTTAAAGTTTAACCTTGTATTTGTTGAGAAACAGTGAGTTTGAACATAGCACAATTAAGGGAAGTGCTATGTTCAAAGTTGACCACAAGATGTCCCTGTGGATCAGGATTTTAAtcttgaaaacttttattttgaaagcaagaCTTTATTATGTTGTGTCCCGGTTTTAAGAGGAAGTTGTGGGTGGGGTTTGTTCAGGTACTTTATCCTCTGACCAGCTCGCTGTTCTCATTCAGACCTTTGCCGTTAACAGACTCGTACCGGTAATAGAAATGGCAGCTTCATATCTGACCACCGTGGCTGACTTGATAGCGGAGGTTGGCGCTAACTCTAGGGGAACATCGCCGTACAAGAAATGGAAAGGAATTAAGGTCAAAGTCGTTGCGGCTAGGAATTTTGCTAAATGTACGGAGTTTATTTTTACTGAGAAAGGAGTTTCTGTGGGCCGTGAAAAAACATCGGTTTCGTTCAGCGCTGCAGATAATACCGGGATAGTTAAAATCTCAGCCGATCAAGAGTGCTTCAGGGAGATCGGCATGTGCTTGACGGAGGGAAAGACGTACATGATTAAGAATTTTGGTGTGCTGAATGCAGTGAAGGATGGAAGCCTCCAAATTTATTTGAGAGCAAGTTCCAAAGTCTACCGCTGTGCTCCAATCGTCCTGTCCGAAGAAAGAGCCGCACAAGCAGAACAGGTTCTCAACCCGCGATCCCCCGTGAAAGGTCGGCTGGACGATGCTACTCCCAGTGGCTTGTTTACCGTTCAGGGAAGGATCTCTTCAGTAagtatttctgaaattattacttttataaTGCTGTACTTTAGTAGAAGTCATTACACGTTTTCATGTTTCCTGTGTCATTGATTGAAGTCAGCATGGTATTTTTGTAGTTATTAATTAGTCCCACATTTATAATATtgtagttgtgtgtttttttgtgttcctgaAAGGCTGATCTGGTGGGAAATTGCTGTCCCATtgactgttttttgttattaagaCATTGGaagttttaatttgtgttgTGGTCAAGTAGAATGTTGTGCTTTATAAGAAATTCTTAGTAATTTGTAAACATGAGAACATGTGAAATGGTTATTTTGCTGTTTACAATAGCAGTTACATCTGCAGTGGATTATTGCTATTATAATctaagaaaaagttgaaaaatgtcgaaatttactctgattttttttcttttttacaatttgtCATGTAACATGTTCTATGACAGAGGGCTTGGACTGCTGTTTTTAGAATATGGAATATGTGTGCTTTTACAATGGTGCTGTGCAGtattaaaatcttattttgttaaaatggcTTTTCTTTTGTAGCTGTCTGCCATCCGCAAAATTCAGGGTGCTGATGGAGTGATTCCAGTGAGAGATCTGGATGTCTGCGGGGATGATGGGGCCATAATTCCAGTGACCCTGTGGAGGGAGGCAGCTCTCCAGGACGTGGCAGCAAATTCTTCAGTGTCCATCAGCCACCTCAGGATAAGCAAGCATACCACGTTCGGGACCAAAGCTGCATCCACGAAATATACCATCATTGAGGTAGGTCAGCAGTCTTCTTATCTTCTTATGAAGACATATACATATCTTGATGTTTTTCACTCATTAAATGTATATTGggaaaaaatgtggtttgttactccttaagagaaaaaaaaaacagaatttcagcTGCTTCTCAAATGGATTTAAggtattttaatcaaaattaggcttttcNNNNNNNNNNNNNNNNNNNNNNNNNNNNNNNNNNNNNNNNNNNNNNNNNNNNNNNNNNNNNNNNNNNNNNNNNNNNNNNNNNNNNNNNNNNNNNNNNGGGAAAAAATGGGGTTTGTTACtccttaagagaaaaaaaacagaatttcagcTGCTTCACAAATGGATTTGAGGTATTTTAATCAAAGTTAGGCTTTTCTGCTACTGTACACTGCAAACTAAAGCAATTCAAGAAATGTAaagttctaaataaaataaaaatgtttgtctattttttgtgttttccaggaGGTGCCAGTCTCTTCAAGGAAGGTGTCCATCACCATAAATGGTGTAGCGGTGTCCACGGAGGAGGTGCTGATAAGCACGGTCCAGGGAGGTGAATTTAAAACCTCTTGGGACATTCTTCAGCAGATGGCACCTGGTGTAGAGCAGGAGGACATGTATGACTTGTTACCATTAAAAGTTGATGTGGATGTAGAAGGTGAAAATATCATCAAAGTGCATCATTAAGTTAAAGCTCAAAAGTGTTCAACGTTGTTGGAACACTAGTGCCTTAGGCTGTGTGAGGACAGCACGGTTTTTAAGGATTTAACCAAGTTTATTTTCTTGGAGTTTGgacaatgtcatttttttaagttagatgTGGTAGTAGTAATTTTAGaactttatgtttatttatatatgtatatatacatgtaaATCTACCAGAGTTTACAGtcatattcatatatatttaaataatgtagAAATAACGCTGTTTGCACCTTCGGTTCACATGTACCATAACTATTGAGccagtctttatttttctactaTTTGTAATGAGAGACTAAAgtttatttgttacattttgttaaagataaaaaatattttattactatACATTACTATACAATACTGTTTGTGATTGACATTCATGTTTATTTGGAGAAGgatctgatttttgttttgatctcaaCCTCATGAggattttctgtttgaaaatgcaaagtttttatccactgtttttcttttcaataaagCTTTTTGTGAATAATTCTTCTGGTGTGAATATTGTAATGTAGTGCAAGACATTCCTGAGAAAATCCTTTTAGTAAAATGCAcatgtttttcatccttcaTAAGTAATTAAATATATTACTAGAACAGTTTGTGATTGGAACAAGTTCAAAACATGCTATTTTTACTGTAGAGCAGTACATATATTATGCTAAtaattaaagatttaaatgcacaaaattGCATATAATGACAACTGCAAAGGATTGTACCACTTCAGGATCTTGTTTTGAACAGAATACTCTGCCTCAAAATGAACTTACTGTGCAGTAATCATTATGGAACAAATCAAAACTATTATACAGGCCAAGATTGGAGCTGCTCTAATTTCACAATTGGAACATGTAAGATAtgataaatgtaataaatagcTTAAAGACTAGTACacagcatttttctaaacagtgtTGGGACATTTTGCAGTTCTCTGTCActtttgtcaggaaaacagtggttgtaaaggttgcagacctcagATGTAGCTCTGAAGAGATGAAAGTACACATGGGAGTAGTTATTCAAAGGTAAATAGTGATGTTATCACATGATAGGAATATGTACtggaatattttaaagaaatgcatATCATACTTTGAACACTCCCCATTGATTTGAAATGAATCTATAACTGATATTTCAAAACtaatataaattcaaatttgGAGGACACCCTAAATGTCtacatttatgcatttttgtgaTCGAAATCTCAGCACATAAATCCACTATTTTCCTTTTGAAAGAATGCCATGATTAAACTCTATTCAAAGTTTTCTAAACAGCAAATTAAGGTAGTCTTAAGAAACAGAAGTGGATATGAATGGATCTTTGACATTTCTGGGTGTTAGGTAACTTAAAACCAATACATTTCACTTGGAGCTATATAAAATATCAGTAGAaacttgtgagtttttttttcttttttaaaatatttctaagtGGATTTATTTGGAAAGTGATCATTTAAGTAATAAGAAAGTGAAGATGAAAGATGAGGAAGGCTTACATAAATTGTTGCAATCTGTCAGAGAAGTTTCAAATGCTTTATATATGTCAAATACATATGAGTTGTTTAATTAGAACATTCACTTTAGATGTCTGTTATTTGAAAGTCATTATTAAACAAGAAagttaaaactttcatttacaaATATTAATTATAACTTTCATGCACATGTTATTGTGTTCTCTGCACTCTcaacagtttttgaaaatacCACATTCAAATAGCAATATTCTAAAagatataactttttttgttggtaaAGTCTCACTTCTGTGCTCTCATTGACCTTTGGCTTTCAAACAGTGGAtcaagtgagtttttttttctcccaaagaTGCATTTTCAATGCCATGGCTGGAGTGAGAGGAGGGCTTGCCTCCTGTGGTGCAATTGACGTGTTAATGAAGGGTAGGTAGTCAGAGCTTCAGCAGTGTTAACGACTCTCTGAGACAAAAGATTTTATCTTAAAGATGCAGCTGTGGTTTTGATGAACTTCTCATGAACCTTCTGACACCAAAAGGTCTGTGAAAACAAAtgtatgtgtctgtgtgtattaTTATACATTAAATTATAATCATATATGAAATTGCTTTTGCCTATACAGAAGATGCTACTGTGGAGCaaacaattttcatctgtgTACTTTTTAACAGAAGTGGCCGTGAACACtgtcaaaattgaattgaatgctTTTATTGTCATGGTATCTGTTACAATGACAATGTGGGTACAGCTGACTTCAATGTGGACAGAGAAACACAAAtacatgaacagaaaaaagaaagaaggccTTCCTTACTTCACAAATAAATGTCCAAAAAGAGGATTAACAAATGTGTGAGAAATAATGTGAAGAAATAAAGGGACAAGAAACCAGCGGATGTGCAAAAGTCACATAGGAATGTGCAAGTATCAGAGGTTTATGGTTTGAAATTAGATTTTATTCTGTCTGTCCTAATGCAAGAAGAATTTTTGTATTTGAACAAGTGAAAAGTTCCTCATGTTCAGATAAGATGACAAAGTACTGTCATTAAATATTGTTACAACTTAATTTTAAAGGGGAATGCTGTCATGGGGACTAAAAAATAACTGTATATTTTTTCCAAGGAAGACATTAGAAATTGCAGCTCAAACTGAGTGTCATCTTTGATAGTGTCTAAAATGctcctgtttcttttattttgtattgtcTTTAAGTGAACAAATTGATTCTTTCTAAATATAGGAGTAAATGAAACTgacatcataaataaaaaaaaaataatgatttgtaAGACAGTAAACGTGGTCAGTGTGAAACAACAAAAGGAAGGATAAAATAAAGGCAACTATTATCAACCACAGTCTTGTTTAATAATATCACTGATGTCATTTGTCCAGTATTTTCTATTGCAAAGAAAGGCAAATATCAGTCTGTTGTGTTAGTATTAAACTTTATATAATTTTCCACatatatgaaaagaaaatgccaaatttgtACGTATGTattatgtccttttttttattattgtttttttaagaaatgtaagTGATTCCAGGGATACTTTGAATAattatggaaaacaaaagattgTGGTGGTCCCTTCATGCATTTTCTTATTGTGTATGTTAAATGtagaaagacagaaaattagGTTACTATAAATGTTTCCAATATTCTTGTCAATATGATGTTTAATATGATTATGTTTATAGAAAAAGATGGTATTTGTGAGAAAATAATCTAGGGCATACTATGGCCTGCacgccagatccggccctccattaCGTTTGGTCCGGCCCATAGAACAATTTCACAGAGGCATGATTTTTGTGGCTGATGGTGGTTTTAGGGTTTGATATCTTGCTTTGAATGTAACTTTTTGTAATGAATGGGTTCCAAAAGAATAGTATTGATGATTTTTGTGTAAGCTGGTTTGTCTGACATGcagttttattggaaaaaatagCACATAGTTGAGATAATTAGTCGTGGTGTCCAAAATAGAGTAcagattaaatattatttttgtgccATTTACTAAGGAAaatgattgtttcttttttaatatgtacACGTTATTTCATAGAGCAGGAATTGTAGTGAGAAgatgttttaatgattttttttcccagcagaaaagtatattgtattttatattttcacataATCTGCTTTATACCTACAAATGACAGAAGTTTGAATGAA
The Oryzias melastigma strain HK-1 unplaced genomic scaffold, ASM292280v2 sc00509, whole genome shotgun sequence genome window above contains:
- the LOC112138139 gene encoding uncharacterized protein LOC112138139, which gives rise to MAASYLTTVADLIAEVGANSRGTSPYKKWKGIKVKVVAARNFAKCTEFIFTEKGVSVGREKTSVSFSAADNTGIVKISADQECFREIGMCLTEGKTYMIKNFGVLNAVKDGSLQIYLRASSKVYRCAPIVLSEERAAQAEQVLNPRSPVKGRLDDATPSGLFTVQGRISSLSAIRKIQGADGVIPVRDLDVCGDDGAIIPVTLWREAALQDVAANSSVSISHLRISKHTTFGTKAASTKYTIIEEVPVSSRKVSITINGVAVSTEEVLISTVQGGEFKTSWDILQQMAPGVEQEDMYDLLPLKVDVDVEGENIIKVHH